Proteins encoded in a region of the Candidatus Obscuribacter sp. genome:
- the cpaB gene encoding Flp pilus assembly protein CpaB, whose amino-acid sequence MAQQAPKVVQMQVVGAGQDIMPGTRLTYSSLHYVTIPQDYYSADLFAKNNLVIGRIARSFVPKGEPLRATSLLPANSSLSQQVETHERAMTLKLDEEALVDHGIASGDKVDILFTAVKDGKKYTKTICQNIQVIFAVPKEALKSRSLQGQDAAHITLAVTPEQGEVLAQAEETGHIKLLLRNRLSRMEPRSYGVGEDDLLPQKALQKALVEPSTVTQAPVAVNFPAAPPPPPVPYLMPSAQAILTEPVQSVQKAAQWAVEVFSGNRREIQEFPRPQAQVEK is encoded by the coding sequence TTGGCGCAGCAAGCACCAAAAGTAGTGCAGATGCAAGTGGTGGGAGCGGGTCAGGACATCATGCCTGGTACACGTTTGACCTATTCTTCTTTGCACTATGTCACCATTCCCCAGGATTATTACAGTGCCGATTTGTTTGCTAAAAACAATCTGGTTATTGGTCGTATTGCTCGCAGCTTTGTGCCCAAGGGTGAGCCACTCAGAGCCACTTCGCTTTTGCCTGCAAACTCCAGTCTATCTCAGCAGGTTGAGACCCACGAAAGAGCAATGACCCTCAAGCTCGACGAAGAAGCTCTAGTCGATCATGGTATCGCTAGCGGTGACAAGGTCGATATTCTCTTTACCGCAGTTAAAGATGGTAAAAAGTACACCAAGACTATTTGTCAAAACATCCAGGTCATTTTTGCTGTCCCCAAAGAGGCTCTAAAGAGTCGCAGTTTGCAGGGTCAGGATGCTGCCCATATCACTCTGGCAGTTACTCCTGAGCAAGGAGAAGTGCTCGCTCAGGCAGAAGAAACCGGTCATATCAAACTACTTTTGCGCAATCGATTGAGTCGCATGGAGCCCAGAAGCTACGGCGTTGGCGAAGACGATTTGCTACCACAAAAGGCTCTACAAAAGGCTCTTGTCGAGCCATCCACTGTCACACAAGCTCCTGTTGCCGTTAACTTCCCAGCAGCACCGCCACCGCCTCCAGTACCTTATTTAATGCCATCGGCTCAGGCTATTTTGACTGAGCCAGTGCAGTCGGTGCAAAAGGCTGCTCAATGGGCCGTAGAAGTGTTCTCAGGCAATCGCCGCGAGATTCAGGAATTTCCCCGGCCCCAAGCTCAGGTCGAGAAATAA
- a CDS encoding AAA family ATPase — MLGLNKKSADTSQPVSDAATTSGLSIGVLGAKGGVGATTFALNLGATLARLGRDCVLVDTHLQQPDLACLLNIKPRFSLDDLCLRQGQITSALLDTCVSRDPQLIDGRLGLVSPSLELSRSLGTDIDDVTSIICELKALNQTDATTQLDYVVDLQRHVDSHLITLLDNLDHIYLVIEATVPCLAAAGRWFTILKDLGLDASKLTVILNRAFGKVKDVEKHIQGALQGYPLIKVNNAYEAAEAAAVEGIPLVVREPRSAYARDLTAIARLSLSARK, encoded by the coding sequence ATGCTGGGTCTAAACAAAAAAAGCGCTGATACCAGCCAACCAGTCTCTGATGCTGCCACTACATCTGGTTTGTCCATTGGTGTGCTTGGTGCTAAAGGCGGTGTCGGCGCTACAACTTTTGCGCTCAATCTTGGCGCTACATTGGCCCGTCTGGGACGCGATTGTGTCCTTGTTGATACACATTTGCAGCAACCAGATCTGGCTTGCTTGCTCAATATCAAGCCACGCTTTAGCCTTGATGATCTGTGTTTGCGTCAGGGTCAAATCACAAGCGCACTACTCGATACCTGTGTCAGTCGTGACCCTCAATTGATTGATGGCAGGCTCGGTCTTGTCTCTCCCAGTTTGGAGCTGTCGCGCTCGCTTGGTACCGATATTGATGACGTCACCAGCATCATTTGTGAGTTAAAGGCGCTCAATCAGACAGATGCTACGACTCAGCTCGATTATGTGGTGGATTTGCAGCGCCACGTGGACAGCCACCTAATTACTTTGTTGGACAATCTAGACCATATCTATCTAGTTATAGAGGCTACTGTACCCTGTCTTGCGGCAGCAGGTCGCTGGTTTACCATACTCAAAGACCTTGGTCTCGATGCTAGCAAATTGACAGTGATACTCAACCGCGCCTTTGGTAAAGTCAAAGACGTCGAAAAGCACATCCAGGGTGCCTTGCAGGGCTACCCACTGATTAAGGTCAATAATGCCTATGAAGCTGCCGAAGCTGCCGCCGTAGAGGGGATACCGCTGGTGGTGCGTGAACCGCGCTCGGCCTATGCTCGAGATTTAACCGCCATTGCCAGACTGAGTTTGAGTGCGAGGAAGTAA